DNA sequence from the Malus sylvestris chromosome 10, drMalSylv7.2, whole genome shotgun sequence genome:
GTCTTCAATTGGTATTATGATTCTCCAACGTTCAATTGTTTGTTGCTTACTGTGGTTCTATAATGTGTTTCTTACAGATGGTACGAGTGTTAAATCTGTGATTTATACCCTTATGCTACATAAACTCTCCGATTCTCTCTAATTAACAAATAATAACTGCATCATTTGTAACTTGTGGCTTCTTCGTGTGGGATCAAccgggaactttaacgaaaagcattcggtactgtttattttaacgaaaaaccacatttttacactaaaaagtcaatcatggtactattcactttatcttttattttgtccttatcattaaaactcaaagttttcaagctcttttcattagttttccataaCTTAAATGTTGTGAGTCGTTGTATTCACAACCCTTTCAAAGTTTTATCCCCTATAAAGGAGAAATATTTATATAGAACGTGTCTACTGTCATGTTTATTATTGGATTAGGACGCCACAATGGCGGTGAATCTGTTCCATCTAAACtgttttctttataaaaaacacaaacacacctCCGTCCAGCCCTCCCTCCCCACATACGCCAACCTTCGCAGGCGACTTTCCTCCCCCTTCCTCAGATAGACGGAAGAATCCAATAGCACTTTGAGGGATGGGTTTATACAGGGAGAACGAATCGACAACTTCTTTACATTATTATGCTTAACAATCTAATATGTCCCACTAACTAACAACTCTCTAGCTAGTCAGAAAGAGAAAATTAGAGCACTGGTTCCAAAACTAGAACTCCTTGGGCGTTCGTCCTTGAATTTATTACAATGTGGGGCAATGGTCCGTTTGAATAACACCATTAAaacattcataaaaataaaggCTCTAAAGGAGCAAATAAGGTATAGAAGTTCTAATAGAATTACCCAAAAGGACCATTGTTTCACATTGTGATAAGTTCATGGACCAATACTCGTGAATTTTTAGTTCAGAGGCCAAAGCTCCAACTCGGCTAAAATTTAGGGATTAGTGCTCCAATTTTCTCAATTAGAAATTAAACTAGAATTAATAATGTCAATTGTCTTTCTATTTGACATTCTAAGACTCCTGTAGTCACTTTTCTTCTCTATGGACAGAGTTGGAGCACATATGAGCTTAGTAGCTCATCCACCATCAATTCCCTCACCCTCCATGGGCCATGGCGGAGACAACAATCGGAACAATTCGTAAACTAGAAGAAAATTGTAAAATTCAAATAAAGTGAGAGTCGAGCTGAGCGTTACAAGATCTGGCTGAATTAACTGGTCACCTGGATGTTCCAAAATTCCAACACCTCGTTACAAGATAGCATTCTGTTCTTATTGTGCATCTGGAATTCCGTTGTGGTCCACTTTTCAGGCAATATGCTCTGCCAAACTAAGAATCTTGACATGCTTTTTCTTCCTCAACTCATGCGGGACGGGTCCAAATACTCTTGTCCCAATCGGCTGCCCTTGCTTGTCGACGAGCACCACAGCATTGTCATCAAACTTGACCTCACTCCCATCACAACGGCCTCGCTGCATGGCAGCACGAACAACCACACCATAAACAACCTTTCCTTTCTTCACTTTTCCATTCGGATGGGCCTCCTTTACTGATGCAACAATGGTGTCTCCCAATCTTGCTCCCTTCTTATTTGCCTTCAAAGCTTGTATACACATAACCTTTTTTGCCCCTGAGTTGTCCACGACTTTGAGAACAGTCCTCATCTGTATGAAGGTCCTTTGCTGCTGTAAACGCGCAACAAACAAAAACCGACAACAACAACTACGAATCAGTCTCATCTCAACACCAAGTAATAAAGGAGGATAAACACAAGAAACAGTAAGCCAACTTGGAATTAATTAACTAGAAACTTTTTTGTTGACTCTTCTAAATGGCTCTGTAAATGTTACCAATTCAAGACTATAAGAAATTCTTAATTCTATGCAACCTAAAATATTCAAGATTTAAaaccagtaaaaaaaaaatttacatgaaacCATCCTAGTAAATATTCTACCTGAAAACGTCATAAATATTCATCGGATATACTTTTTAACATAGGTATAATCTTCAAAAAATTATCAGACCAACAAACTGACCTGAGATAAGAAAGTGCTGCTTGTCGTCTCATGTGATGTACTCAATAAGCCAGACAAGTTGTTGCCGAGGCACCCCCACAACGAACGACCAACTAGGTTTGTTTCCAGCAGATTGAACAGATTGCAGTGAGTGATAAGCAAACAGTTGCAGAACATAGACCAAAAAACGCTTAAACTTAATCCACGAAAATCAGAAAA
Encoded proteins:
- the LOC126587980 gene encoding 50S ribosomal protein HLP, mitochondrial-like isoform X2; this translates as MATGLASKCSRVGRSLWGCLGNNLSGLLSTSHETTSSTFLSQQRTFIQMRTVLKVVDNSGAKKVMCIQALKANKKGARLGDTIVASVKEAHPNGKVKKGKVVYGVVVRAAMQRGRCDGSEVKFDDNAVVLVDKQGQPIGTRVFGPVPHELRKKKHVKILSLAEHIA
- the LOC126587980 gene encoding 50S ribosomal protein HLP, mitochondrial-like isoform X1, encoding MATGLASKCSRVGRSLWGCLGNNLSGLLSTSHETTSSTFLSQQQRTFIQMRTVLKVVDNSGAKKVMCIQALKANKKGARLGDTIVASVKEAHPNGKVKKGKVVYGVVVRAAMQRGRCDGSEVKFDDNAVVLVDKQGQPIGTRVFGPVPHELRKKKHVKILSLAEHIA